Proteins from a genomic interval of Triplophysa dalaica isolate WHDGS20190420 chromosome 21, ASM1584641v1, whole genome shotgun sequence:
- the cflara gene encoding CASP8 and FADD-like apoptosis regulator a produces MTACFAQAISYDIKNLQYTESYSEMADGFSVMVNSVTALLSQEECRTLQYLCTDLFNNSCVEDLRGALLDFAKRNQTCQPQAGDALLMELMFRLKRFDILKKVLGTNRQQVEVILQKGSVLSDYRVLMADVSDNLAEEDLQTLKFLLNSTLPKERVKKDTSFLDVVVELEKLDEVSCDKLDLVENLFRNIRRMDLVKRIQAYQNKGQNVPCAAPKVPKQNCSRYVCRQFAPNPVRQPQCFALKIKNLKLSVPETGTQHEQTGVEEYQMNPERKGVCVLIDCVGCDGELLNQTFKSLGFMVIFHSHLCPKETQKVLEDLARHRHLQGVSSFICCLISRGTDIRLLANDTHRPGIKLEDLKQIFNPVQCPMLSGKPKLFFTQIYQTSEVMYDECLETDGPLSCYAENAQGIPVSADVLWNICITEEKLLECSGHRSVYLQALRSALLRGHERRMHILDVMTEVNKVVYNHNQENPGKTYKPQLSHTLRKKLYI; encoded by the exons atgactgcTTGTTTTGCTCAAGCAATAAGCTACGACATTAAAAATctacagtatacagaatcataCAGTGAAATGGCAGATGGATTTTCTGTAATGGTTAACAGTGTGACAGCATTACTCAGTCAAGAGGAGTGTAGGACACTGCAGTACCTGTGTACAGATTTGTTCAACAACAGCTGTGTGGAGGATTTGAGAGGAGCTCTACTGGATTTTGCTAAACGGAATCAGACATGCCAGCCCCAGGCAGGTGATGCATTACTGATGGAGTTAATGTTTCGACTCAAGCGCTTTGATATCTTGAAGAAAGTCCTTGGTACAAACAGACAACAGGTAGAAGTTATTCTACAGAAGGGAAGCGTCCTCTCAGATTACAG GGTTCTGATGGCAGATGTAAGTGACAACCTGGCAGAAGAGGATTTACAAACTCTTAAATTTCTCCTGAACAGTACGCTACCCaaagaaagagtgaaaaaaGATACT AGTTTTCTTGATGTGGTGGTGGAATTGGAGAAGTTGGATGAAGTTTCTTGTGATAAACTAGACCTGGTCGAAAATTTATTCAGAAACATTCGCAGAATGGACCTGGTCAAAAGAATACAGGCCTACCAGAATAAAG GTCAGAATGTACCCTGTGCAGCGCCTAAAGTTCCAAAGCAAAACTGCTCCAGA TATGTGTGCCGTCAGTTTGCTCCTAATCCAGTGAGACAACCCCAATGTTTTGCTCTAA AGATCAAAAATTTGAAGCTTTCAGTGCCTGAAACAGGGACACAACATGAACAG ACTGGAGTGGAGGAGTATCAAATGAATCCTGAGAGGAAGGGTGTGTGTGTCCTCATTGACTGTGTTGGCTGTGATGGAG aaTTGTTGAATCAAACATTCAAAAGTCTGGGTTTCATGGTCATCTTCCACTCTCATCTGTGTCCGAAAGAAACCCAGAAGGTCCTGGAAGACCTGGCCCGCCACAGGCATCTCCAGGGGGTCAGCAGTTTCATCTGCTGCCTCATTAGCAGGGGAACGGATATTCGCCTGCTAGCCAATGACACCCACCGCCCTGGCATCAAGCTGGAGGATCTCAAACAGATTTTCAACCCAGTCCAATGTCCCATGCTGAGCGGCAAACCCAAACTCTTCTTCACCCAGATCTACCAGACTTCAGAGGTCATGTATGATGAATGCCTTGAGACGGATGGGCCGTTGTCTTGCTACGCTGAGAATGCTCAAGGAATTCCAGTGTCTGCAGATGTGCTTTGGAACATTTGCATAACAGAGGAGAAGCTTCTTGAGTGTTCTGGCCACCGTTCTGTTTATCTGCAGGCATTACGCTCTGCTCTACTGAGAGGACATGAGAG